A single window of Actinoallomurus bryophytorum DNA harbors:
- a CDS encoding suppressor of fused domain protein, with amino-acid sequence MVAMSASPMRLYLDHLSDWAGREPESHLITADGTEPPVFAFTCPGRFGMNTISGFTYGLSLVPHPEWHLGSPELFISMDSDNSDWVLAAGYVASAWRGKERYSAGDVFDLGDPISPDESEMSVLLLFLVTDLEPEFTRIELPGGVVNLVQLYPMYESELALLQEKGAAEFLSTEDVDFHDPRRPPLNH; translated from the coding sequence ATGGTGGCAATGAGCGCGTCACCCATGAGGCTCTATCTTGACCATCTAAGCGACTGGGCGGGCAGAGAGCCGGAAAGCCACCTGATAACGGCCGATGGCACCGAACCGCCGGTATTCGCATTCACCTGCCCGGGACGGTTCGGCATGAACACGATCTCGGGCTTCACCTACGGCCTTTCCCTCGTGCCGCACCCGGAATGGCACCTGGGCAGCCCCGAGCTCTTCATCAGCATGGACTCCGACAACTCGGACTGGGTCCTCGCCGCCGGCTATGTCGCCAGCGCCTGGCGAGGCAAAGAACGGTACAGCGCCGGGGACGTGTTCGACCTCGGCGACCCGATCAGTCCGGACGAGTCCGAGATGTCGGTGCTGCTCCTCTTTCTGGTCACCGACCTGGAACCGGAATTCACCCGCATCGAGCTTCCTGGCGGCGTCGTCAACCTCGTCCAGCTTTACCCGATGTACGAGTCGGAGCTCGCGCTACTCCAGGAAAAGGGTGCCGCCGAGTTTCTTTCCACCGAGGACGTGGACTTCCACGACCCGCGGCGCCCACCGCTGAACCACTGA
- a CDS encoding WD40 repeat domain-containing protein: MVGGGTDRVAYRSGAPTEASGRFDLTVGADGGLRLDHRDPVGSRAWSGRLEQAAWRRLVDALDRSGFAEVEPRPIPPGAARRELVVEPGGSLVVGWNDTAQPALREIFRILDALVRQVSGGALRSTVDELPPVVHGRVQEIGRPEAASAAAAFGTVGGEPAYAVVHGDIKIFFRHGGTPLSFPGRTAVRAAALADDESDLLATAGDDRVIRVHDARTGRLLHARAGHRGPVTAVAAGMASDRQVVLTAGDDGDIRIWAAGTSGDLGTIPVGEGGVTSVCHVRVRGRDLICAGTGDGTVEVRDAAGHDVIGALRGHTGRVGALAADGPRGSLASGGQDGVVRLWELPGGKELHALEGHTGTVTGVALTTTRGRPVVGSCSLDGTVRTWDASTGEPLAAWSADSDWLTAIGFSEADGEPVVVTAGMDGSVRLWAALTGAPVAVLARGPVPSSVATTSADGRSLVAAGYKDGSLRVWSDGTLARTIPAAEGAVTSVAFGPGGLISGTDDGTVRIHDTGTGDEIQVPTPHTAPVLALTFAGDLLVSGGADATVRTWDARSGVPRARLLGHTAGVAALATGTVGGRSVIASGGYDRVVRTWDAVSGRPLLAIHGHMYPVYALAFGRDRLASASYDGVVRVWDAVTGAQVALLPGNDGPVRGLCFEENDLAVAAEDGAVRLWRLPAGELAGEVKVPQTPLAVAFVDGRLQVAGEDGLTTVDGR, from the coding sequence ATGGTCGGCGGAGGCACCGATCGGGTCGCTTATCGTTCGGGAGCCCCCACCGAGGCTTCGGGCCGGTTCGACCTGACCGTTGGAGCGGACGGTGGCCTGCGGCTGGACCATCGGGACCCCGTGGGGTCCCGTGCCTGGAGCGGACGGCTCGAGCAGGCCGCTTGGCGGCGGCTCGTCGACGCGCTGGACCGGTCGGGGTTCGCGGAGGTCGAGCCGCGGCCGATCCCGCCGGGGGCCGCTCGCCGGGAGCTCGTCGTCGAGCCCGGCGGGTCGCTCGTGGTCGGCTGGAACGACACCGCCCAGCCGGCGCTCCGCGAGATCTTCCGGATTCTCGACGCGCTCGTACGCCAGGTCAGCGGTGGAGCCCTGCGGTCCACCGTGGACGAGCTCCCGCCGGTCGTCCACGGGCGCGTGCAGGAGATCGGGCGGCCCGAGGCGGCGTCCGCCGCGGCGGCGTTCGGCACCGTCGGCGGGGAACCCGCGTACGCGGTCGTCCACGGCGACATCAAGATCTTCTTCCGCCACGGCGGAACCCCCCTGTCCTTTCCCGGCCGGACGGCGGTACGGGCCGCGGCCCTCGCCGACGATGAGAGCGACCTTCTCGCCACGGCCGGTGACGACCGGGTGATCAGGGTGCACGACGCGCGTACGGGCCGGCTGCTGCACGCACGGGCCGGGCATCGCGGGCCGGTGACCGCGGTGGCGGCGGGCATGGCCTCGGACCGCCAGGTCGTGCTGACGGCGGGAGACGACGGCGACATCCGGATCTGGGCCGCCGGGACCTCCGGCGATCTCGGGACCATCCCGGTCGGCGAAGGCGGGGTCACGAGCGTGTGCCACGTCCGGGTCAGGGGACGCGACCTCATCTGCGCGGGCACCGGCGACGGCACCGTCGAGGTGCGGGACGCCGCCGGCCACGACGTCATCGGCGCGCTGCGCGGTCACACCGGCCGGGTCGGCGCGCTCGCGGCCGACGGGCCCCGAGGGTCGCTGGCCTCGGGCGGGCAGGACGGTGTCGTACGGCTGTGGGAACTGCCCGGCGGGAAAGAGCTCCACGCGCTGGAGGGGCACACGGGGACGGTCACCGGTGTGGCGCTGACCACGACCCGCGGCCGTCCGGTCGTCGGCTCGTGCTCGCTCGACGGGACCGTCCGCACCTGGGACGCGAGCACCGGTGAGCCGCTGGCGGCCTGGTCCGCGGACAGCGACTGGCTCACCGCCATCGGCTTCTCCGAGGCGGACGGCGAGCCGGTCGTCGTCACCGCCGGAATGGACGGCAGCGTACGGCTCTGGGCGGCCCTGACCGGCGCCCCGGTCGCCGTGCTCGCGCGCGGGCCGGTCCCGAGCAGTGTGGCCACGACCTCGGCCGATGGCCGGAGCCTGGTCGCCGCCGGTTACAAGGACGGCTCGCTGCGGGTCTGGAGCGACGGGACGCTCGCCCGTACGATCCCCGCGGCGGAAGGAGCGGTCACCTCGGTCGCGTTCGGGCCCGGTGGTCTCATCTCCGGGACCGACGACGGCACGGTGCGGATCCACGACACCGGTACCGGCGACGAGATCCAGGTTCCGACACCGCACACCGCGCCGGTTCTCGCGCTGACGTTCGCCGGCGACCTCCTGGTCTCCGGTGGCGCGGACGCCACCGTACGGACCTGGGACGCGCGGTCCGGTGTTCCCCGGGCCCGGCTGCTGGGCCACACCGCCGGAGTCGCGGCCCTGGCGACGGGCACGGTCGGCGGCCGCAGCGTGATCGCTTCAGGGGGATATGACCGGGTCGTACGGACGTGGGACGCCGTATCCGGCCGGCCGTTGCTGGCGATCCATGGCCACATGTACCCCGTGTACGCGCTGGCGTTCGGCCGCGATCGACTCGCCTCGGCGAGTTACGACGGCGTCGTGCGGGTGTGGGACGCCGTCACCGGCGCGCAGGTCGCACTGCTGCCCGGCAACGACGGGCCGGTCCGTGGGTTGTGCTTCGAGGAGAACGATCTCGCGGTCGCCGCCGAGGACGGAGCCGTACGACTCTGGCGCCTGCCCGCGGGCGAGCTCGCCGGCGAGGTCAAGGTTCCGCAGACTCCATTGGCGGTGGCCTTCGTCGACGGTCGCCTCCAGGTCGCGGGTGAAGACGGCCTGACCACGGTCGACGGGCGGTGA
- a CDS encoding RNA polymerase sigma factor: MSLTEALRTGAPQAFGALYDEYAGALYAFCHVMVGDEAGDTLRDAFVAVARHPDAAPGDDAELPVWLYSLARAECVRRGALVRGVVTTGSADPLRRALALLTPEHREVLALSNALDPEQTAQVLGITRDTAETLVREAQQRLEQAAASVSGREAPDSAMLVALSGEALHRLVTLGHEPPAGQREWVLSSCAAAGRTPGRATAAAFDADGTPLPLDAFSAQADDATHQFPKISSDEPATEPLRKIDWIPASPRPDQSGSGSGEAGFAGAAGVGLGSVGWESMDQGSDGDPNANTGEQPAFAGGTHARQRRPLRRRILPVVALVACAAAATGTALAWPGSHHVRETGSLVHQSAPPSRPAQPAPSGDQSSPATPAGSAAPSPSSTDPAGGSASATPAEPTPTTEPTTPLDPPTTRPKPRHTAAPGNGHRTTRPRGPGRTCHGAPGRASWCGRPHPGRPWHPHW, encoded by the coding sequence GTGTCCTTGACCGAGGCCCTACGGACGGGTGCTCCGCAGGCGTTCGGCGCGCTCTACGACGAGTACGCCGGAGCGCTCTACGCCTTCTGCCACGTGATGGTCGGCGACGAGGCGGGCGATACGCTGCGTGACGCCTTCGTCGCGGTCGCCCGTCATCCGGACGCCGCCCCGGGCGACGACGCGGAGTTGCCGGTGTGGCTGTACTCCCTCGCCCGTGCCGAGTGCGTACGGCGCGGCGCCCTCGTACGCGGCGTCGTGACGACCGGCTCGGCCGACCCGCTGCGGCGCGCACTGGCCCTCCTGACCCCCGAACACCGTGAGGTCCTGGCGCTGTCGAACGCTCTCGATCCGGAGCAGACCGCCCAGGTCCTCGGCATCACGCGGGACACCGCCGAGACCCTCGTACGGGAGGCGCAGCAGCGTCTGGAGCAGGCCGCCGCCTCGGTGAGCGGCCGGGAGGCGCCGGACTCGGCCATGCTCGTCGCGCTGAGCGGGGAGGCGCTGCACCGGCTGGTGACACTCGGGCACGAGCCTCCTGCCGGGCAACGGGAGTGGGTGTTGTCCTCGTGCGCGGCGGCCGGACGCACGCCCGGCCGTGCGACGGCGGCGGCGTTCGACGCCGACGGGACGCCGCTCCCCCTGGACGCGTTCTCCGCCCAGGCCGACGACGCCACCCACCAGTTCCCGAAGATCTCCTCGGACGAACCGGCCACCGAGCCGCTGCGCAAGATCGACTGGATCCCCGCGAGCCCGAGACCGGACCAGTCCGGGTCCGGGTCCGGCGAGGCTGGGTTCGCCGGGGCCGCGGGCGTCGGCCTGGGATCGGTCGGCTGGGAGTCCATGGACCAGGGATCCGATGGGGACCCGAACGCGAACACCGGCGAGCAGCCGGCGTTCGCCGGCGGCACGCACGCCAGGCAGCGAAGGCCGCTCCGCCGCCGGATCCTCCCGGTCGTGGCCCTGGTGGCCTGCGCCGCGGCGGCGACGGGCACGGCCCTGGCGTGGCCCGGCTCCCACCACGTGAGGGAGACCGGCTCGCTCGTACACCAGAGTGCGCCGCCGAGCCGTCCGGCCCAGCCGGCGCCCTCGGGCGACCAGTCCTCCCCCGCGACGCCTGCCGGTAGCGCCGCGCCGTCCCCGAGCAGCACCGACCCGGCCGGCGGCTCGGCCTCGGCGACCCCGGCCGAGCCGACCCCGACCACCGAACCGACCACGCCCCTTGACCCGCCGACGACCCGGCCGAAACCCCGTCACACCGCCGCGCCGGGCAACGGGCACCGGACCACACGTCCCCGGGGCCCGGGCCGGACATGCCACGGAGCCCCCGGGCGAGCGTCTTGGTGTGGTCGGCCACACCCTGGGCGCCCTTGGCACCCTCACTGGTAA
- a CDS encoding histidine-type phosphatase — protein sequence MKRIVTSGAALTAALVAAVVALPGGTASARVPSHPGPHFSTTKTPYAPQERLGDYQSPPRDFAPVFAENVVRHGSRAMTDSDDGDAVLAVLRSAQAQDALTRLGTRLGPQVQTLLAGASSVGYGDLAGRGEQEQQGIALRMERRMPALFSAIVAEKAPIEVVTSGVDRAVASANAFTGGLTSGDPALAGLIQAPVTDKDLLYFHKQPQNADYQAYLDSDPDLAAVLAKIDDEPRTAKAARHVVSRLFGTGFAAAMSADDQIAFSRSLFELYSSAPDLSVEAPNVDLDAFLPAEDARWFAYLDDAEEFYQSGPAFSGRTITYGMAGVLLDDLFARVEARAGGTSATGAVLRFTHAEEIEPLAVLLGLPGSTRAAALNQPYSYQNNPWRGANVAPMAANVEWDLYAGTPRGGNGKPATARGTEYLVRMLYNEKETAFKSTCRPVAKGGYFYDLNELKRCFNRP from the coding sequence ATGAAACGCATCGTCACCTCCGGCGCCGCATTGACCGCGGCTCTGGTGGCCGCGGTCGTCGCCCTCCCCGGCGGTACCGCCTCGGCGCGGGTTCCGTCCCACCCCGGCCCGCACTTCTCGACGACGAAGACGCCGTACGCCCCGCAGGAACGGCTGGGCGACTACCAGTCCCCGCCCAGGGACTTCGCCCCCGTCTTCGCCGAGAACGTCGTCCGGCACGGCTCACGTGCCATGACCGACAGCGACGACGGCGACGCCGTACTCGCGGTACTGCGGAGCGCGCAGGCCCAGGACGCCCTGACCCGGCTGGGTACGCGGCTCGGGCCGCAGGTGCAGACGCTGCTGGCCGGCGCCTCCTCGGTCGGGTACGGCGACCTCGCCGGGCGCGGCGAGCAGGAGCAGCAGGGGATCGCGCTGCGCATGGAGCGCCGCATGCCCGCGCTCTTCTCCGCGATCGTCGCCGAGAAGGCGCCGATCGAGGTCGTGACCTCCGGTGTGGACCGCGCCGTGGCGAGCGCCAACGCCTTCACGGGCGGCCTGACCTCCGGCGACCCGGCGCTGGCCGGTCTGATCCAGGCTCCCGTGACGGACAAGGACCTGTTGTACTTCCACAAGCAACCCCAGAACGCCGACTACCAGGCGTACCTGGACAGTGATCCGGACCTGGCCGCGGTTCTCGCCAAGATCGATGATGAGCCCCGTACCGCGAAGGCGGCCCGGCACGTCGTCTCACGCCTGTTCGGCACCGGCTTCGCCGCCGCGATGTCCGCCGACGACCAGATCGCCTTCTCCCGCTCGCTGTTCGAGCTCTACAGCTCGGCGCCGGACCTGAGCGTCGAGGCCCCGAACGTGGACCTCGACGCCTTCCTCCCGGCCGAGGACGCCCGCTGGTTCGCCTACCTCGACGATGCCGAGGAGTTCTACCAGAGCGGCCCCGCCTTCAGCGGGCGCACGATCACGTACGGGATGGCCGGCGTCCTGCTCGACGACCTGTTCGCCAGGGTCGAGGCCAGGGCCGGCGGCACCAGTGCGACCGGGGCGGTGCTCCGCTTCACCCACGCCGAGGAGATCGAGCCGCTCGCCGTCCTGCTCGGCCTGCCCGGCAGCACCAGAGCCGCGGCGCTGAACCAGCCGTACAGCTACCAGAACAACCCATGGCGAGGCGCGAACGTCGCCCCGATGGCCGCGAACGTGGAGTGGGACCTGTACGCCGGAACCCCTCGCGGCGGCAACGGAAAGCCGGCCACCGCGAGGGGCACCGAATACCTGGTGCGGATGCTCTACAACGAGAAGGAGACCGCTTTCAAGAGCACCTGCCGGCCGGTCGCCAAGGGCGGTTACTTCTACGACCTGAACGAGCTGAAGCGCTGCTTCAACAGGCCCTGA
- a CDS encoding RICIN domain-containing protein → MSRLLATALTGLTLLTSLVLTSAAAHAADFPFTLIRANVSGAAKCIGPRNGDTTDGTPIVLMDCNQPWHGTGRDGSVRGFGGKCFSLAANHPVPTPLGTPLVLRDCTSPVSGDQQWTFAAVHPGGLDGLWSLRNAASFRCANLANGSTATGTPLVMQDCGFHLDQQWFLPDLPPTYGFNWDDGTT, encoded by the coding sequence ATGTCCCGACTACTGGCCACGGCCCTCACCGGGTTAACACTGCTGACGTCCCTGGTGCTGACATCGGCGGCCGCTCATGCCGCCGACTTTCCCTTCACACTGATCCGCGCCAACGTCTCCGGTGCCGCCAAGTGCATCGGCCCGAGGAACGGCGACACGACCGACGGCACTCCGATAGTGCTGATGGACTGCAACCAGCCCTGGCACGGCACCGGCCGCGACGGCTCGGTCCGCGGCTTCGGCGGCAAGTGCTTCAGCCTCGCCGCGAACCACCCTGTCCCGACTCCGCTCGGTACCCCGCTGGTGCTGCGGGACTGCACCAGCCCGGTGTCCGGTGACCAGCAATGGACCTTCGCCGCGGTGCACCCCGGCGGCCTGGACGGCCTCTGGAGCCTCCGCAACGCGGCGTCCTTCAGGTGCGCGAACCTGGCCAACGGCAGCACCGCGACCGGCACCCCCCTGGTCATGCAGGACTGCGGCTTCCACCTCGACCAGCAGTGGTTCTTGCCGGACCTGCCACCGACGTACGGCTTCAACTGGGACGACGGAACGACCTGA